One genomic window of Bacteroidota bacterium includes the following:
- a CDS encoding long-chain fatty acid--CoA ligase produces the protein MNVTRTFDLLERYRTNFSKPDALVSKKEGDWVKVSSQEYFDHSHYVAYGLLAKGFKKGDKVATISTNCPEWNIVDMGLAMAGIVHVPIFNTLNADEYAYIFDHAEIKAVFVSDFCTYEMIEPAVKQVKNVEFIYSFNKGSDAADWLEIIELGKQNESKFKQELEDIKDSIKPNDFATLIYTSGTTGKAKGVMLSHNNMVQNFLAASAIFNLKDDERYLSILPLCHVGGRLGNYQTQYSGTSIYYAENMGSIAKNMKEIQAAGFDAVPRILEKIFDTIVGKGKNLKGMKKKIFFWAVKTGLNYRISGFGLPFYKLKLKIADKLVFSKWREAIGGKVRLVGCGGASLQARIERVFWASGIKILNMYGLTETSPIITINRTHKPHLKLGSIGSVIDGVDVKIADDGEILCKGHNVMLGYYKDPEMTKSVFDQDGWFCTGDIGYLEKDNFLYVTDRKKEIFKLSNGKFVSPQLIEGKIKESLFVDQVMVVGEHEKFASALISPDFNFITNWCKEQNIEFSTRDEIVKQPLLLEILNSEMKQLNASLNGPEKILRFRLVTDEWTPNSGELSPTLKLKRKIISDKYQETISEIYVKQSI, from the coding sequence ATGAACGTTACTCGAACATTTGACTTACTTGAAAGATATAGAACTAATTTTAGCAAACCCGATGCTTTGGTCTCAAAAAAAGAGGGTGATTGGGTAAAAGTTAGTTCTCAGGAATATTTCGATCACTCTCACTATGTGGCTTATGGTTTATTGGCTAAAGGATTTAAGAAAGGAGACAAAGTAGCAACCATCTCTACCAATTGCCCTGAATGGAATATTGTGGATATGGGTTTAGCTATGGCAGGAATTGTACATGTGCCTATTTTCAACACTCTAAATGCTGATGAATATGCTTATATATTTGATCACGCTGAAATTAAAGCAGTGTTTGTATCAGATTTCTGTACTTATGAGATGATTGAGCCTGCCGTAAAACAAGTGAAAAATGTGGAGTTCATTTATTCTTTCAATAAAGGCTCAGATGCAGCAGATTGGTTAGAGATAATTGAGTTGGGTAAACAAAACGAAAGTAAGTTCAAACAAGAATTAGAAGACATTAAGGACAGCATTAAACCGAATGATTTTGCAACCTTAATATATACTTCAGGCACAACAGGAAAAGCAAAAGGAGTGATGCTTTCTCATAATAATATGGTGCAAAACTTTCTGGCAGCTTCTGCCATATTTAATTTGAAAGATGATGAAAGATATTTAAGTATTTTGCCCTTATGTCATGTGGGAGGTCGTTTGGGAAATTACCAGACCCAATATAGCGGAACCAGTATTTATTATGCCGAAAATATGGGTTCAATTGCTAAGAATATGAAAGAAATACAAGCTGCTGGTTTCGATGCAGTTCCCAGAATATTAGAGAAAATTTTTGATACCATAGTTGGTAAAGGTAAAAACCTGAAAGGGATGAAGAAGAAAATCTTCTTTTGGGCTGTGAAAACAGGTTTGAATTATCGTATTTCTGGATTCGGTTTGCCATTTTACAAATTAAAATTAAAAATTGCTGACAAATTGGTTTTTAGCAAATGGCGTGAAGCAATTGGTGGAAAGGTGCGATTAGTTGGTTGTGGTGGTGCAAGTCTACAAGCTCGAATTGAACGTGTGTTTTGGGCAAGTGGAATCAAAATCCTTAATATGTATGGATTAACAGAAACTTCACCCATAATAACCATCAATAGAACGCATAAACCTCACTTGAAATTAGGCAGTATTGGTAGTGTAATTGATGGTGTTGATGTTAAGATTGCAGATGATGGCGAAATACTTTGCAAAGGCCATAATGTGATGCTGGGTTATTACAAAGATCCCGAAATGACTAAATCTGTATTTGATCAAGACGGTTGGTTTTGTACCGGTGATATTGGATATCTAGAAAAAGATAACTTTCTGTATGTCACAGATAGAAAAAAAGAAATTTTCAAACTTTCAAATGGCAAATTTGTTTCGCCTCAGCTTATTGAGGGGAAAATTAAAGAATCTCTATTTGTCGATCAGGTGATGGTGGTAGGTGAACATGAAAAATTTGCCAGTGCACTTATTTCTCCAGATTTTAATTTCATCACCAATTGGTGCAAGGAGCAAAATATTGAGTTCAGCACCCGAGATGAGATAGTAAAACAACCTCTGTTGCTCGAAATATTAAATTCTGAAATGAAACAGTTGAATGCAAGCTTAAATGGCCCTGAGAAAATTCTAAGATTCAGGCTTGTTACTGACGAATGGACACCCAATAGTGGTGAATTATCACCAACATTGAAATTGAAAAGAAAAATTATTTCCGATAAATATCAGGAAACAATATCCGAAATATATGTAAAACAAAGCATTTAG
- a CDS encoding GNAT family N-acetyltransferase, whose product MKISQVISNTDKKQFLEAAKIIYKNDKNWVCPLDNDINNIFNPEENDYFNHGLAERWILQNQSGELIGRLAAFIDFKTSAAENQPTGGIGFFECVNDQQAANLLFDTAKKWLVSKDMEAMDGPINFGERDSYWGLLVDGFTHPSYEVAYNPAYYQQLFESYGFKTYFKQEGFHLDVTKKLPDRFMKIAEWVANKPGYEFKHFSWKEQDKFTEDFAEVFNTAWDSFKENFEPLKVEYIRNALEKGKIIIEEKFIWLAYKNGKPIAIYLMYPDVNEILKYLNGKLNLYTKLKFVYLKKRKVIARARGVLMGVIPEFQNLGIESVFIMKIAEVMKQKPQYKEIEFSWVGDFNPKMRKIFISVGSIPAKHYITYRYMFDRSLEFKRYPIANEN is encoded by the coding sequence ATGAAGATCTCTCAAGTAATTAGTAATACCGACAAAAAACAGTTTCTTGAAGCCGCAAAAATCATATATAAGAATGATAAAAACTGGGTTTGTCCTCTGGATAATGATATAAACAACATTTTTAATCCTGAAGAAAACGATTATTTCAATCATGGATTAGCTGAAAGATGGATATTGCAAAATCAATCAGGTGAACTGATTGGAAGACTAGCTGCTTTCATTGACTTTAAAACTTCAGCTGCAGAAAATCAACCTACAGGTGGCATTGGTTTTTTTGAATGTGTAAATGACCAACAAGCTGCAAATCTGCTTTTTGATACGGCAAAAAAGTGGCTGGTTAGCAAGGATATGGAAGCTATGGATGGCCCCATTAATTTTGGTGAAAGAGATAGCTATTGGGGATTATTAGTTGATGGATTTACGCACCCATCTTATGAAGTGGCTTACAATCCAGCCTATTATCAGCAGTTATTTGAGTCATATGGATTTAAAACCTATTTCAAACAAGAAGGCTTTCATCTGGATGTTACAAAGAAACTGCCAGATCGTTTTATGAAAATTGCCGAATGGGTTGCCAATAAACCTGGTTACGAATTCAAACATTTTAGCTGGAAAGAGCAGGATAAGTTTACTGAAGATTTTGCGGAAGTTTTCAATACGGCTTGGGATTCATTTAAAGAAAATTTTGAACCCTTAAAGGTCGAATACATTCGAAATGCACTTGAAAAAGGCAAGATAATAATTGAAGAAAAATTTATCTGGTTAGCCTACAAAAATGGAAAACCAATCGCTATTTATTTGATGTATCCTGATGTAAATGAGATATTAAAATATCTGAATGGCAAACTCAATTTGTACACTAAATTGAAATTTGTTTATTTGAAAAAGCGAAAAGTAATTGCACGAGCACGAGGGGTTTTAATGGGTGTGATCCCTGAATTTCAGAATCTGGGAATTGAATCCGTATTTATCATGAAAATTGCCGAAGTCATGAAGCAAAAGCCTCAATATAAGGAAATAGAGTTCTCATGGGTTGGTGATTTCAATCCTAAAATGAGGAAAATATTTATTTCGGTTGGAAGTATTCCTGCAAAACATTATATCACTTACAGATATATGTTTGATCGAAGTTTGGAATTTAAGAGATATCCAATAGCCAATGAAAATTAA
- a CDS encoding NAD(P)/FAD-dependent oxidoreductase translates to MTYDVIIIGAGLGGLTAGAKLSKEGKKVLLVEQHTLPGGCATTFKRKDYLFEVGLHEMDGLHQRDLKTKIFRDLGVFDHVEFLRVPEFYRFVYKDYDITIPHDVEEAKAVLYTNFPDEKEGIDAYFHQLLNAREIIKNSKEEKEQNLGEFLDSIIRNEDLKLALLGNLGYFHDDPYTLSLSYYSVAQGSYYAGGGNFIKGGSQKLSDYLVEFIRGNGGEVILNHLVKEIIIENDKAVGISFENNRTNEVYSAHGEHIISNASIPYVANKLLPKKQSEMLVEGISKREIGASLLSIYFAFKKPLKEIGYNYYSTFIYDDSIEKMADIISNNKGDFEKRSFTFVDYGQIDSALAPAGKGVGVICSIDYVSDWNKLSAEDYQVQKEKVAQAFIAKMEKLIPGFVDCIDFHEVATAKTVERYTLNAGGAVYGFAQTPERVKLEPLRTIENLYFASAWTKVGGGFSGAIFNGYLTAYEIIRKR, encoded by the coding sequence ATGACATATGATGTAATAATTATTGGTGCAGGTTTAGGAGGTCTTACAGCAGGGGCAAAATTATCAAAAGAAGGGAAGAAAGTTTTACTGGTTGAACAACATACTTTACCTGGTGGCTGCGCTACAACTTTTAAGCGAAAAGATTATCTTTTTGAAGTTGGTTTGCACGAGATGGACGGACTTCATCAAAGAGATTTAAAAACCAAGATATTTCGCGATTTAGGTGTATTTGATCATGTTGAGTTCTTGCGGGTTCCTGAGTTTTATCGCTTTGTTTATAAGGATTACGACATCACCATTCCTCATGATGTTGAAGAAGCTAAGGCTGTTTTATATACTAATTTTCCAGATGAAAAAGAGGGAATTGATGCTTATTTCCATCAATTATTAAATGCCAGAGAAATCATAAAAAATTCAAAAGAGGAAAAGGAACAAAATCTAGGTGAATTTCTTGATTCCATAATCAGAAACGAAGATTTGAAATTAGCCTTATTGGGTAACTTAGGTTATTTTCATGACGATCCTTACACACTTTCGTTAAGCTATTATTCAGTAGCACAAGGAAGCTATTATGCAGGAGGTGGGAACTTTATTAAAGGAGGATCTCAAAAACTATCTGATTATTTAGTAGAGTTTATTCGTGGAAATGGCGGTGAAGTTATTCTGAATCATTTGGTCAAAGAAATTATTATTGAAAATGATAAGGCCGTAGGTATTTCATTCGAGAATAATAGAACCAATGAAGTTTATTCTGCACATGGAGAACATATTATATCTAATGCGTCAATTCCTTATGTAGCAAATAAGCTTTTGCCCAAAAAACAATCGGAAATGCTAGTCGAAGGGATTAGCAAAAGAGAAATTGGAGCTTCTCTTTTATCAATTTATTTCGCTTTTAAAAAGCCACTTAAAGAAATTGGATATAACTACTATTCTACCTTCATTTATGATGATTCAATTGAAAAAATGGCTGATATTATCTCCAATAATAAAGGTGATTTTGAGAAGCGGAGTTTTACATTTGTCGATTATGGACAGATTGATTCAGCTTTAGCTCCAGCAGGAAAAGGAGTTGGTGTAATTTGTAGTATCGATTATGTTAGCGATTGGAATAAATTAAGTGCTGAGGATTATCAAGTTCAGAAAGAAAAGGTGGCACAAGCATTTATTGCCAAAATGGAAAAGCTTATTCCAGGATTTGTTGATTGTATTGATTTTCATGAAGTTGCTACTGCTAAAACAGTTGAAAGATACACATTAAATGCTGGTGGAGCAGTGTATGGCTTTGCTCAAACGCCAGAGAGAGTAAAACTGGAACCTTTGAGAACGATTGAAAATTTGTATTTTGCTTCGGCATGGACAAAAGTTGGTGGTGGATTTTCAGGAGCAATATTCAATGGGTATTTAACTGCGTATGAAATTATTCGGAAAAGATAA
- a CDS encoding energy transducer TonB: protein MIKLLSLFVFVCFSLMSSAQTLDSNKIKGNTIPAEQEESIFIYTEEIPQFPGGEQAQMRFMSENIRYPEFERDSGIQGLVVASFIIEKDGRITDIKILKGVTPDIDKELIRVLKKMPRWSPGKQKGKAVRVRINLPVRFTLN from the coding sequence ATGATTAAGTTATTGAGCTTATTTGTTTTTGTGTGTTTTTCTTTGATGTCTAGCGCTCAAACATTGGATTCAAATAAAATCAAAGGAAACACTATTCCTGCAGAACAGGAAGAATCCATTTTTATATATACGGAAGAAATACCTCAGTTTCCAGGAGGAGAACAGGCTCAGATGAGGTTTATGTCTGAAAATATTCGATACCCCGAATTTGAAAGAGATAGTGGTATACAAGGCTTAGTAGTTGCCAGTTTTATTATTGAAAAAGATGGTCGTATAACGGATATAAAAATATTAAAAGGAGTAACTCCTGATATTGATAAGGAATTAATTCGGGTTTTGAAAAAAATGCCGAGATGGAGTCCAGGTAAGCAAAAAGGAAAAGCTGTTCGTGTGCGGATAAATTTGCCTGTTAGGTTTACGTTAAATTGA
- a CDS encoding cold shock domain-containing protein, which produces MAKSQESYNKKEKEKKRLKKRKDKLEKKVERKANSDGGGLENMMAYVDEFGNITDTPPDPTKKKQKIKAEDIEIGVPKREKKDIDPIKKGKVEFFNDSKGYGFIKEVGTQEKFFVHVNGLLEEIQEGNMVTFELERGMKGMNAVRVSKTQ; this is translated from the coding sequence ATGGCTAAATCTCAAGAATCCTATAACAAAAAAGAAAAAGAAAAGAAGCGTTTGAAAAAACGCAAAGACAAATTAGAGAAGAAAGTAGAGCGTAAAGCAAACTCTGATGGTGGTGGCCTCGAAAACATGATGGCCTATGTTGATGAATTTGGAAACATTACTGATACTCCTCCCGATCCGACTAAAAAGAAGCAGAAAATCAAGGCTGAAGACATTGAAATTGGTGTCCCGAAAAGAGAAAAAAAGGATATTGACCCTATAAAGAAAGGGAAAGTTGAGTTTTTCAATGACTCTAAAGGCTATGGCTTTATAAAAGAAGTCGGAACTCAGGAAAAATTCTTTGTTCATGTGAATGGTTTGCTTGAAGAAATTCAGGAAGGTAATATGGTTACTTTCGAACTAGAACGAGGAATGAAAGGAATGAATGCTGTACGCGTAAGTAAAACGCAATAA
- a CDS encoding DEAD/DEAH box helicase, translated as MNSFSNLNLTKFLQNALDDLGFNTPTPIQTEAFTVIRSGKNVVGIAQTGTGKSFAYMLPMLHDFKFSQQFIPRIIVLVPTRELVLQVAEQFESLCTYMNVRVLGVYGGTNINTQKQSVAQGVDVLIGTPGRLYDLAACGVLQLKGVKKLVIDEVDVMLDLGFRFQLTNIFDLLPEKRQNLMFSATMTDEVDELINEFFIAPTKISIAVSGTPLENITQTCYQVPNFYTKINLLSHLLKDKTEFSKVLVFMPSKKSADKLYDALESMYGSETGVIHSNKSQNYRIRSVEKFNKGKNRILISTDVMARGLDLELITHVVNFDTPNFPENYMHRIGRTGRAEQEGKSILFYTELETEAKEAIESLMSYQIPLIDFPEEVAISKELTPEERPKSAAGKNPGRNKKISVSGPNTHEKKDKNKKMNQGGSYRRELAQKYKKPKTRGDKKKNRKK; from the coding sequence ATGAATTCTTTTAGCAATTTAAATCTGACTAAATTCTTACAAAATGCTTTAGATGATTTAGGATTTAATACCCCTACACCAATTCAGACTGAAGCCTTTACTGTAATACGTTCAGGTAAAAATGTAGTGGGAATTGCTCAAACAGGCACTGGAAAGTCATTTGCCTATATGTTGCCAATGCTTCATGATTTCAAATTTTCACAACAATTCATCCCCAGAATAATTGTTTTAGTACCAACAAGAGAATTGGTTTTACAAGTTGCAGAACAGTTTGAAAGCTTATGCACCTATATGAATGTGCGTGTTTTAGGCGTTTATGGAGGGACAAATATTAATACACAGAAACAATCAGTAGCTCAGGGAGTTGACGTGCTTATTGGTACTCCAGGACGATTATATGATTTGGCAGCTTGTGGCGTATTACAATTAAAAGGAGTGAAAAAGCTGGTCATTGATGAAGTCGATGTAATGCTGGATCTAGGTTTTCGATTTCAGCTGACTAATATTTTCGATCTTTTACCTGAAAAAAGGCAAAACCTAATGTTCTCGGCTACTATGACTGATGAAGTGGATGAACTTATCAATGAATTTTTTATTGCACCCACTAAAATATCCATTGCAGTCAGTGGAACTCCGCTTGAAAATATAACACAGACTTGTTATCAGGTTCCCAATTTTTATACTAAAATAAATCTGCTTTCTCATTTGTTAAAAGATAAAACTGAGTTTAGCAAAGTACTGGTATTTATGCCCAGTAAAAAAAGTGCAGACAAATTATATGATGCACTGGAAAGTATGTATGGCTCAGAAACCGGAGTAATTCATTCAAATAAATCGCAGAACTACAGAATACGATCAGTAGAGAAATTTAATAAAGGGAAAAACAGGATATTGATCAGTACCGATGTGATGGCTCGCGGTCTGGATTTGGAACTAATCACACATGTGGTTAATTTCGATACACCTAATTTTCCAGAAAATTATATGCACAGAATTGGTCGAACTGGAAGAGCAGAACAAGAAGGTAAATCAATCTTGTTTTATACGGAGCTTGAAACGGAAGCAAAAGAGGCTATTGAATCATTGATGTCTTATCAAATACCCCTGATTGATTTCCCTGAAGAAGTTGCTATCTCAAAAGAATTAACACCAGAAGAACGACCTAAAAGTGCTGCAGGCAAAAACCCTGGTCGTAATAAGAAGATTTCAGTAAGTGGACCAAATACGCACGAAAAGAAGGACAAAAACAAAAAAATGAATCAAGGTGGTTCCTATCGAAGAGAGCTAGCCCAAAAATATAAAAAACCTAAAACTAGGGGCGATAAGAAAAAGAATCGTAAAAAATAA
- a CDS encoding VWA domain-containing protein — MKKVYSLLIIIAIIILSSCSKDSSIDSYSGADFGDDGGDSTGYAGLITAGEWNDLDNWGFWDDLLALKDYSLKSEYWDFYTNNRVSVLLKDNSGLAVCNVQIDLKFKNDIVWTAKTDNFGKAELWVGLFDKQTSIDTKDLTLFVNNIQISTAVKLYKDGVNELVTSPQACGKKVQLSFIVDATGSMGDEIEFLKKDLKDVIMDVENNNPALDIYTSTVFYRDIGDAYVVKHSSFTDNISSTISYINNQKSAGGGDFPEAVHTGLNEAINKLDWSDQAYTRIAFLLLDAPPHYDPQIISEIHELIKESSKKGIKIIPISASGIDKDTEFLLRFFSISTNGTYVFITNHSGIGNDHIEPTVGSYEVEFLNELMIRLINKYTE; from the coding sequence ATGAAAAAAGTTTATTCTTTGCTCATCATCATTGCTATTATCATTCTTTCAAGTTGCAGTAAAGATTCATCAATTGATTCATATTCAGGAGCCGACTTTGGCGATGATGGAGGCGATAGTACCGGATATGCTGGTTTAATTACAGCAGGAGAATGGAACGATTTGGATAATTGGGGTTTTTGGGATGATTTACTTGCTTTGAAGGATTACTCCTTGAAATCTGAATATTGGGATTTTTATACAAATAACCGAGTTTCTGTGCTTCTTAAAGACAATAGTGGACTTGCAGTTTGTAATGTGCAAATTGACCTAAAATTCAAAAATGATATAGTATGGACTGCCAAAACTGATAATTTTGGTAAAGCTGAATTGTGGGTTGGATTATTTGATAAACAAACTTCAATAGATACAAAAGACTTGACTCTATTTGTGAATAATATTCAAATATCAACAGCAGTCAAGCTATATAAAGATGGTGTAAATGAGTTGGTTACATCTCCTCAAGCATGTGGTAAAAAAGTTCAGCTCTCGTTTATTGTTGATGCAACAGGATCTATGGGTGATGAAATTGAATTTTTGAAAAAGGATTTGAAGGATGTGATAATGGATGTGGAAAACAACAATCCTGCATTAGACATTTATACATCCACTGTATTTTATAGAGATATAGGTGATGCATACGTTGTTAAGCATTCATCTTTTACAGATAATATTTCATCCACAATCAGTTATATCAATAATCAGAAATCTGCAGGAGGGGGCGATTTTCCTGAAGCTGTCCATACAGGTTTAAACGAGGCGATCAACAAATTAGATTGGTCAGATCAGGCATACACCAGAATAGCTTTTCTGCTTTTAGATGCACCACCTCATTACGATCCTCAAATTATTAGTGAAATTCATGAATTAATTAAGGAGAGTAGCAAAAAAGGAATCAAGATAATTCCTATTTCTGCAAGTGGAATAGATAAAGATACAGAATTTTTGTTACGTTTCTTTTCCATTTCAACAAATGGAACCTATGTTTTTATTACCAACCATAGCGGTATTGGCAATGATCACATTGAACCTACAGTTGGTAGCTATGAGGTGGAGTTTTTAAATGAATTAATGATTCGCTTAATCAATAAATACACTGAATAA